A genomic stretch from Dama dama isolate Ldn47 chromosome 10, ASM3311817v1, whole genome shotgun sequence includes:
- the PALB2 gene encoding partner and localizer of BRCA2 isoform X1 codes for MEEPPGKTLSCEEKEKLKEKLAFLKREYTKTLARLQRAQRAEKFKNSIRRTVEEQDSSLQQEVSTQLTHTEPKNIVSPRDTLQINIHVDEETGEKTPSSLDIEPGSFSSGRVSVEGSRIQGSDYNQEHFPFRVNGPDAKKRQSKLLGRRKKEERTCISQERESVSDTDSLILSGKRLKEQEEINRENPRIPVTELRTYPLSSPKSAIPNSPAPVTETNVGSVLILPSTKPQRDVDALLRGNDFPKVTTLPLPTLSDSSSGQRLEHKHPKSNCKLTTHSLRNISSASPVNLEVEKKKMTVSTDNPEVNKAGRTSSQAARSPNLEADNSHFINELTCDNLVENENRNLKEQNHTEMSLKSPSDALGGRNESLLEKEVLSQSKNLSLEVISPVSTEDQIHSCTVLEGLLFPAEYYVRTTRRMSSCQRKVALDAVIQSHLGVRKKGCKNKRTESAKKLNVSNEKTKQSEIKVSGTQAEQPSSRSPQKLLSLTEVSSSTGSTEDDFSRKTVTKPSGRKCRGKRKSACTSPLDHHELLLPTSGTSGVNKSKKEIALHKDQNEKAVIHSKKRVKGKEGHCQREGSLSCSDYAYFSSEDDAFSAPFHRSEMLSLKHLSSFLKITDFQLPDEDFGSLKLEKLKSCSEKLMEPSGSKVHGEGHLKGESYIVVEEPSPKQSNIEKEDVEEELIILPGKAHSKMQSQRSQPRRKDLSSSILLFTPLNTVASDDNDRLTADLCSPAFPILGATPAFGSQAHREKVSAEVVGQTCSPPHLSHFKATVSLASSRKQCDSWSSPPKLDSGQHVAGRAGHPSCDPGSGPQATTLPTESLTYEASQLQESPRHSAEQTEIAEVPAWDSLNPGTLQLVSKLKNPSGSCSVDVSATWWEIAGFKEPCIVTACEYVVSLWKPLDAWQWEKIYSWHFTEVPVLQIVVVPDVCNLVCVALGNLEIREIRALFCSPDGKSEKQVLLSSGNIKAVLGLAKRRLVSSSGTLCDQQVEITTFGEDGGSKEKQLLMPPEETILTFAEVQGMQEALLGTTIMNNIVIWNLKTGQLLKKMHIDDSYQASVCHKAYSEMGLLFVVLSHPCAKENELLGSPVFQLIVINPKTALSMGVMLYCLPHGQAGRFLEGDVKDHFAAAVLTSGTIAVWDLLLGHCTALLPPVSGQNWSFVKWSGTDSHLLAGQKDGNIFVYRY; via the exons atggaagagcctCCTGGGAAAACCCTCAGctgtgaagagaaggaaaag TTGAAAGAAAAATTAGCATTCCTGAAAAGGGAATACACCAAGACATTGGCCCGCCTTCAA CGTGCCCAAAGAGCCGAGaagtttaaaaattctattaGGAGAACAGTGGAAGAACAAGATTCCTCACTCCAGCAGGAAGTTTCAACACAGCTAACCCACACAG aacCTAAAAATATAGTATCTCCTCGTGACACGTTGCAAATCAATATCCATGTTGATGAAGAAACTGGAGAAAAGACACCCAGCTCACTTGACATTGAACCTGGGTCGTTTAGCTCTGGACGCGTCTCAGTGGAAGGATCACGCATACAAGGATCAGATTATAATCAGGAACATTTTCCTTTCAGGGTCAATGGccctgatgctaagaaaaggcagagtaagctgctggggagaagaaagaaagaggagagaacaTGTATTTCACAGGAGAGAGAATCTGTCTCTGACACTGATTCACTCATACTCTCTGGAAAAAGACTAAAGGAACAGGAAGAAATCAATAGAGAGAATCCTAGAATACCTGTAACTGAACTAAGAACTTACCCCCTTTCAAGTCCTAAGTCTGCCATTCCAAATTCTCCAGCACCAGTTACAGAAACTAATGTAGGGAGTGTATTAATTCTACCAAGCACCAAACCACAGAGAGATGTTGATGCCCTCCTTAGAGGAAATGATTTCCCCAAGGTGACTACTCTTCCTCTGCCTACGCTATCAGACAGCAGTAGTGGTCAGCGCCTTGAACACAAGCATCCTAAAAGTAACTGCAAACTTACTACTCACAGCTTAAGAAACATTAGCTCTGCTTCACCTGTAAACTTAgaggtagagaagaaaaaaatgactgtCTCTACAGATAACCCAGAGGTAAACAAAGCTGGACGTACAAGTAGCCAGGCAGCTAGAAGTCCTAACTTAGAGGCAGATAattcacattttataaatgaactcACTTGTGATAACTTAGTGGAAAATGAAAACCGAAacttaaaagaacaaaatcacACAGAGATGTCTCTTAAATCTCCCAGTGATGCTCTTGGTGGTAGAAATGAAAGTCTTCTGGAGAAAGAAGTTCTAAGTCAGTCTAAGAATCTTAGCCTGGAAGTAATTTCTCCTGTTTCTACAGAAGATCAGATACATTCTTGCACGGTGCTTGAAGGTCTTCTCTTTCCTGCAGAGTATTACGTTAGGACAACACGGCGCATGTCAAGTTGCCAGAGGAAAGTAGCACTGGATGCCGTAATTCAGAGTCATTTAGGTGTCAGAAAAAAAGGCTGTAAAAATAAGAGGACGGAATCTGCTAAAAAATTAAACGTTTCCAACGAAAAAACTAAGCAAAGTGAAATTAAGGTGTCTGGCACACAGGCAGAACAACCAAGTTCAAGAAGTCCTCAGAAACTTCTCTCATTAACTGAAGTCAGCTCTTCCACTGGCTCCACAGAAGATGACTTTTCTAGGAAGACAGTTACCAAGCCATCaggtagaaaatgcagaggaaaaagaaagtcagcGTGCACCTCTCCGTTAGATCACCATGAACTACTTTTGCCAACTTCTGGTACATCAGGTGTTAATAAGTCCAAGAAAGAAATTGCCTTGCACAAAGATCAGAATGAAAAGGCAGTTATTCACAGTAAGAAGAGAGTTAAAG GGAAGGAAGGTCATTGTCAAAGAGAAGGCTCCCTTTCTTGCAGTGATTACGCTTATTTCTCTTCGGAAGATGATGCTTTCAGTGCTCCATTTCATAGGAGCGAAATGCTGAGTTTAAAGCATCTGTCGTCTTTTCTCAAAATCACAGACTTTCAGTTACCTGACGAAGACTTTGGGTCTCTTAAGCTTGAAAAACTGAAGTCCTGCTCAGAAAAGCTGATGGAGCCTTCTGGATCAAAAGTACATGGAGAGGGGCATCTTAAAGGGGAAAGTTATATTGTTGTGGAGGAGCCAAGCCCTAAACAAAGCAATATAGAAAAGGAGGACGTGGAAGAGGAACTAATTATTCTACCAGGAAAGGCACATTCTAAAATGCAAAGCCAAAGAAGCCAGCCTCGGAGAAAGGACCTTTCTTCATCCATTTTACTTTTCACTCCTTTGAATACTGTTGCCTCTGATGATAATGACAGACTGACGGCAGACCTGTGCTCACCTGCTTTCCCCATATTAGGCGCTACTCCAGCTTTTGGCTCCCAAGCCCACAGAGAAAAGGTCTCTGCAGAGGTGGTCGGACAAACCTGCTCTCCACCCCATCTTTCTCACTtcaaagccacagtcagcttggCTAGCAGTCGTAAACAATGCGACAGCTGGAGCAGCCCCCCGAAATTAGATAGCGGCCAGCATGTGGCCGGAAGAGCAGGACATCCTTCCTGTGACCCTGGCTCTGGTCCCCAAGCAACAACTCTGCCCACCGAGTCTTTGACCTACGAAGCAAGTCAGCTCCAGGAATCACCGAGACATTCCGCTGAGCAG ACTGAAATAGCAGAGGTTCCTGCTTGGGATAGCTTAAACCCAGGCACCCTACAGCTGGTTTCAAAGTTAAAG AATCCTTCAGGTTCTTGTTCTGTGGATGTGAGTGCCACGTGGTGGGAAATAGCTGGTTTCAAAGAGCCGTGTATCGTAACTGCTTGTGAATACGTCGTTTCTCTTTGGAAACCTCTGGATGCTTGGCAGTGGGAAAAAATTTATTCCTGGCACTTCACAGAG GTTCCGGTATTACAGATAGTTGTAGTGCCTGATGTTTGCAATCTTGTGTGTGTGGCTTTGGGAAATTTGGAAATCAGAGAAATCAG GGCACTCTTTTGTTCTCCCGATGGTAAAAGTGAAAAGCAAGTGCTCCTGAGTTCTGGAAATATCAAAGCTGTGCTTGGCCTGGCAAAGAGGAGGCTCGTCAGTAGCAGTGGGACTCTTTGTGATCAGCAAGTCGAAATTACGACATTTGGCGAAGATGGAGG aagcaaagaaaaacagcTTTTGATGCCCCCTGAAGAGACCATACTAACTTTTGCCGAGGTTCAAGGAATGCAGGAAGCTCTGCTTGGTACCACTATAATGAACAACATTGTTATTTG GAACTTAAAAACTGGTCAGCTCCTAAAAAAGATGCACATCGATGATTCCTACCAAGCTTCAGTCTGTCACAAAGCTTACTCTGAAATG